A genomic stretch from Acidimicrobiales bacterium includes:
- a CDS encoding sulfotransferase, with protein MARVHEPIILLGAPRSGTTLLQSLLDRHADVAASVEPRLVWRYGNDRRSDQLRPEHATASVADHLHGRFAALLRDQGATRLVEKTPANSVRPRFVEAVFPDARYVHITRNGWGAVPSMRTFWARRGTGFDAKQLRKMKRRLREVSLSQLRYYLPELGRRTYARWSSHVPLYGPHLAGLQAAADELGVLEAAAMQWRACVDQTSTFGRNLPPNRYLEVKLETLDADVMAGMLEFCGLAPSGAVLDGFREHYRLDSARRQSSLTDDERAIVAPYVMPANSWLGYPEAGAEDVRPPSRAAGLGLP; from the coding sequence ATGGCCCGCGTCCACGAACCGATCATCCTGCTCGGTGCACCTCGATCGGGTACGACGTTGCTCCAGTCGCTGCTCGATCGTCACGCCGACGTCGCAGCCAGCGTCGAGCCGCGCCTGGTGTGGCGATATGGGAACGACCGGCGTTCCGACCAGCTGCGCCCCGAGCACGCCACGGCATCGGTCGCCGACCACCTCCATGGCCGGTTCGCAGCGCTGCTGCGCGACCAGGGGGCGACGCGGCTCGTCGAGAAGACGCCCGCCAACTCTGTCCGGCCGCGGTTCGTGGAAGCTGTCTTCCCGGACGCCCGCTACGTGCACATCACGCGCAACGGGTGGGGAGCGGTCCCGTCGATGCGGACGTTCTGGGCTCGACGGGGTACCGGATTCGACGCAAAGCAGCTGCGCAAAATGAAGCGCCGGCTTCGTGAGGTCTCCCTCTCGCAGTTGCGGTACTACCTCCCCGAGCTCGGCCGGCGGACGTACGCCCGGTGGAGCTCCCATGTCCCGCTGTACGGGCCGCACCTGGCCGGCCTCCAGGCGGCAGCCGACGAGCTGGGCGTGCTCGAGGCTGCGGCGATGCAGTGGCGGGCGTGCGTGGACCAGACGTCGACCTTCGGACGAAACCTTCCGCCGAACCGGTACCTCGAGGTGAAGCTCGAGACCCTTGACGCCGATGTCATGGCAGGGATGCTCGAGTTCTGCGGCCTGGCGCCGTCCGGCGCCGTGCTCGACGGGTTTCGCGAGCACTACCGGCTGGACTCCGCCCGTAGGCAGAGCTCCTTGACCGACGACGAGCGGGCGATCGTCGCCCCCTACGTGATGCCCGCCAACAGCTGGCTCGGTTATCCCGAGGCCGGCGCCGAGGACGTACGCCCGCCCAGCCGGGCGGCGGGCCTCGGGCTGCCATGA
- a CDS encoding NAD-dependent epimerase/dehydratase family protein — protein sequence MLKPSNFSLDPSKRVLVTGAGGFIGGHLIARLRREGFSQLRAVDCKPLDEWYLSFDDVEQLVLDLSHPDACARGARGVDYVFHLAADMGGMGFIENNKALCMLSVLTSTNMLVAAQEAGAQRYFYASSACVYAADKQTTPDVAPLREADAYPAMPEDGYGWEKLFSERMARHFLEDFGFETRVARYHNVYGPHGTYMGGREKAPAAISRKVAEAKLSGSGEIDIWGDGEQTRSFTYVDDCVEGTLRLMSSSVVDPLNIGSSEMVTINELVSITEEIAGVKLRRRYTLDAPQGVRGRNSDNTRILSDLHWEPSTPLKDGMEVVYRWVYDQLASSRRWNGAGLANGALPGRRAG from the coding sequence ATGCTCAAGCCCTCGAACTTCTCTCTTGACCCGTCGAAGCGCGTCCTGGTCACCGGCGCCGGAGGGTTCATCGGCGGCCATCTGATCGCACGGCTGAGGCGGGAGGGCTTCAGCCAGCTGCGGGCCGTGGACTGCAAGCCGCTCGACGAGTGGTACCTCTCGTTCGACGACGTCGAGCAACTCGTGCTCGACCTGTCCCACCCCGACGCGTGTGCGCGCGGCGCGCGCGGGGTCGATTACGTCTTCCATCTCGCCGCCGACATGGGCGGCATGGGCTTCATCGAGAACAACAAGGCGCTGTGCATGCTGTCGGTGCTCACGAGCACGAACATGCTGGTCGCCGCCCAGGAGGCGGGGGCCCAGCGGTACTTCTACGCCTCGTCGGCCTGCGTGTACGCAGCCGACAAGCAGACCACTCCCGACGTGGCCCCGCTGCGCGAGGCCGACGCCTATCCGGCGATGCCGGAGGACGGCTACGGGTGGGAAAAGCTGTTCAGCGAGCGGATGGCTCGGCACTTCCTCGAAGACTTCGGGTTCGAGACGCGGGTTGCCCGGTACCACAACGTCTACGGACCGCACGGCACCTACATGGGCGGCCGGGAGAAGGCGCCGGCCGCCATCTCGCGGAAGGTGGCGGAAGCGAAGCTCTCGGGCTCGGGCGAGATCGACATCTGGGGCGACGGCGAGCAGACGCGGAGCTTCACCTACGTCGACGACTGCGTGGAGGGCACGCTGCGGCTCATGTCGTCGTCGGTGGTCGACCCGTTGAACATCGGGAGCAGCGAGATGGTCACCATCAACGAGCTGGTCTCGATCACCGAGGAGATCGCCGGCGTCAAGCTTCGTCGCCGCTACACGCTGGATGCCCCACAGGGCGTCCGCGGCCGCAACAGCGACAACACCCGGATCCTCTCCGACCTCCACTGGGAACCTTCGACGCCGTTGAAGGACGGGATGGAAGTCGTCTACCGCTGGGTCTACGACCAGCTGGCGTCCTCCCGTCGCTGGAACGGCGCCGGGCTCGCCAACGGCGCCCTGCCGGGGCGGCGTGCCGGCTGA
- a CDS encoding glycosyltransferase family 4 protein → MRVALVHDFHSSDSPSGENEVVDAEAAALREAGVDVRVVAVTNDEQNARPLHRLRAISTIATGFGISPIRMLDSFEPDVIHVHNLFPYLGHRWLQNVEQPVVATMHSYRPLCANGYLYRAGDVCTLCPSGRRWSGVRHGCYRGSRLATLPLAWAGRKGAASDPLVVAARRVLVLSERARSVFAEAGVPESKLHRDWHFVPDSHDPGYGTDRDERWVFVGRLTEEKGIAPLVDEWPASVPLLVVGDGPMRSSLEQAAKGKDIRFAGRLSRPEVLMAMRESFGLVMPSLWYETISLVYLEALAAGLPVVAFRPNVVADSVERDGTGLVASWGSLASSLEEGHRGFDALRAHCRSLFCDRYAQSAFVTRRTKLYAELVA, encoded by the coding sequence ATGAGGGTCGCGCTCGTCCACGACTTCCACAGCAGCGACTCGCCCAGCGGCGAGAACGAGGTTGTCGACGCGGAGGCGGCAGCTCTCCGAGAGGCCGGCGTCGACGTCCGGGTGGTGGCGGTCACCAACGACGAACAGAACGCGCGTCCTCTGCACCGCCTGAGGGCGATCTCGACGATCGCGACGGGTTTCGGGATCTCACCCATCCGCATGCTCGACAGCTTCGAGCCCGACGTCATCCACGTCCACAACCTCTTTCCCTACCTCGGCCACCGGTGGTTGCAGAACGTGGAGCAACCGGTGGTCGCCACCATGCACAGCTACCGACCGCTGTGCGCCAACGGGTACCTGTACCGAGCGGGAGACGTTTGCACGTTGTGCCCGAGCGGGCGGCGCTGGTCCGGGGTTCGTCATGGGTGCTATCGGGGCTCGCGGCTGGCCACGTTGCCGTTGGCGTGGGCCGGGCGAAAGGGTGCCGCCAGCGATCCTCTGGTGGTGGCGGCCCGCCGGGTCCTGGTCTTGTCGGAACGAGCCCGGTCCGTCTTTGCCGAGGCCGGGGTCCCTGAGTCGAAGCTGCACCGCGACTGGCACTTCGTGCCAGACAGCCACGATCCGGGGTACGGCACGGACAGAGACGAGCGGTGGGTGTTCGTCGGCCGCCTGACCGAGGAGAAGGGCATCGCCCCGCTGGTCGACGAGTGGCCGGCGTCGGTCCCGCTGCTCGTCGTCGGCGACGGGCCGATGCGCTCGTCGCTGGAGCAGGCGGCCAAGGGAAAGGACATCCGCTTCGCCGGGCGCCTGTCGAGGCCGGAAGTGCTCATGGCCATGCGGGAGTCGTTCGGCTTGGTGATGCCGAGCCTGTGGTACGAGACGATCTCGCTCGTGTACCTCGAGGCACTGGCCGCCGGTCTGCCCGTCGTCGCCTTCCGGCCGAACGTCGTCGCCGATTCCGTCGAGCGCGACGGCACCGGCCTCGTGGCGTCGTGGGGCTCCCTGGCGTCGTCCCTGGAGGAGGGGCACCGGGGCTTCGATGCGCTGCGAGCGCACTGCCGCAGCCTCTTCTGCGACAGGTACGCGCAGAGCGCATTCGTCACCCGGCGGACCAAGCTGTACGCCGAGCTGGTGGCGTGA
- a CDS encoding peptidylprolyl isomerase → MGGTPISSRAVEGETQEVLANAAYRAGLAAQRPDVSGDARAFTAAITHQVLNRLIYTGVVHQEFRRRHLVPDEVSRSEGRARLIEELGHDFSGGDTSVERGERILHGFSPAYRRVLIQRQVEQLLVEKAVAKIEVDDQATTGYYDTHLDEFTQVCARHVLLDTEAEAAAVRRDLQTGADFPAVAQLRSRDAQTADQGGDVGCSSPSTYPAPFAEALRTQPVGDVGAPVSTSLGWHVIQVLSRQVTPLATARSEIVTRLSDARRRAFEAWLEQAVRKTDVDVDGRFGTFDLTRPVPQVVP, encoded by the coding sequence GTGGGCGGCACCCCCATATCGAGCCGAGCGGTCGAGGGGGAGACGCAGGAGGTTCTCGCCAACGCCGCGTACCGCGCAGGTCTGGCCGCCCAGCGCCCCGACGTCTCCGGCGATGCTCGCGCCTTCACGGCGGCGATCACCCATCAGGTGCTGAACCGGTTGATCTACACGGGCGTCGTACATCAGGAGTTTCGACGCCGACATCTGGTTCCCGACGAGGTCTCCAGATCCGAGGGGAGAGCCCGGCTGATCGAAGAGCTCGGTCACGACTTCTCCGGCGGGGACACCAGCGTGGAACGCGGCGAGCGGATCTTGCACGGATTCTCGCCGGCCTACCGCCGCGTGCTGATCCAACGACAGGTGGAGCAGCTCCTCGTGGAGAAGGCCGTCGCGAAGATCGAAGTGGACGACCAGGCGACCACTGGCTACTACGACACCCATCTCGACGAGTTCACGCAGGTGTGCGCGCGCCACGTGCTCCTCGACACGGAGGCCGAGGCGGCCGCGGTCAGGCGGGACCTCCAGACCGGCGCAGACTTCCCCGCCGTGGCACAGCTGCGATCGAGGGATGCGCAAACAGCCGACCAAGGCGGCGACGTCGGCTGCTCGTCCCCCAGCACCTATCCTGCGCCTTTCGCCGAGGCTCTGCGAACGCAGCCCGTCGGCGACGTCGGTGCGCCGGTGTCGACGTCGCTCGGCTGGCATGTCATACAGGTGCTCAGCCGTCAGGTCACGCCGCTCGCGACGGCGCGTTCCGAGATCGTGACCCGATTGTCCGACGCACGTCGCCGAGCCTTCGAGGCTTGGCTCGAGCAGGCGGTGCGGAAGACCGACGTCGATGTGGACGGGCGGTTCGGCACCTTCGACCTCACCCGACCCGTCCCCCAGGTGGTGCCCTGA
- a CDS encoding sulfotransferase, whose protein sequence is MAGTQNSGSTLLDTILGNAPGVWSLGEVGGFHRYTSEPSCDCGEPPASCAPCRAVLASLDKSGDVETLDRLGPLPLKERRAHWAVAGSRARAEYARVADIAFAAVAAETGSSVLVDSSKNVARAAALVHDSRYDVRVLHLVRDGRGYLASRRRRAPMTGRRYVAPVVMAGWLSKNLFISAVLRRQIPTGHYLLCRYEDFVSDPVGELRRIGAFAGVDTTGLAASAMSEGLERHHLFEPRRRANYHVVRIDTERLPGQRLPVMRNLVYWLGGGFISARWGYDRRQSYLDHVAGHRTATVGD, encoded by the coding sequence GTGGCCGGCACGCAGAACTCCGGCTCGACCCTGCTCGACACCATCCTCGGCAACGCGCCCGGCGTCTGGAGCCTCGGGGAGGTAGGCGGGTTCCACCGGTACACGTCTGAGCCCAGCTGCGACTGCGGCGAGCCGCCGGCGTCGTGCGCGCCGTGCCGGGCCGTCCTGGCGTCGCTCGACAAGAGCGGCGACGTCGAGACCCTCGACCGCCTCGGTCCGCTCCCGCTCAAGGAGCGGAGAGCGCACTGGGCCGTGGCCGGAAGCCGGGCCCGGGCCGAGTACGCCCGGGTGGCGGACATCGCATTCGCGGCGGTCGCGGCCGAGACGGGGAGCTCCGTCCTCGTCGACTCCTCGAAGAACGTGGCCCGTGCCGCCGCACTCGTCCACGACAGTCGCTACGACGTACGCGTGCTGCACCTCGTCCGGGACGGGCGAGGGTACCTGGCGTCCCGGCGGCGGCGGGCGCCCATGACGGGGCGCCGCTACGTCGCCCCCGTCGTGATGGCCGGGTGGCTGAGCAAGAACCTGTTCATCTCGGCGGTGCTCCGCCGTCAGATCCCCACCGGCCACTACCTCCTGTGCCGCTACGAGGACTTCGTCAGCGACCCCGTCGGCGAGCTCCGGCGCATCGGCGCCTTCGCCGGCGTCGACACGACCGGGCTCGCGGCGTCCGCCATGTCCGAAGGGCTCGAGCGGCACCACTTGTTCGAGCCCCGCCGGCGGGCGAACTACCACGTCGTGCGCATCGACACCGAACGGCTGCCCGGCCAACGGCTGCCCGTCATGCGCAACCTGGTGTACTGGCTCGGCGGTGGGTTCATCTCGGCGCGGTGGGGCTACGACCGTCGCCAGAGCTATCTGGACCACGTCGCCGGCCACCGGACCGCCACGGTCGGCGACTGA
- a CDS encoding putative glycoside hydrolase has protein sequence MNPEPRQEPGRPPGAKSRRTKLVAWGVGAAVLATIVLATTLSRDEKDRSATSTSTTSRVSEATTIPSGPTSNAPGQPSSPSARPTAAGPYAPQPGRSFIWIGETEEPQFSEADYASIVKDYDVVVIAKFHARFDITKHHEAARRLVALRPDIRVFPYFSTKYWFDNNKWGVEPDPAWFLRDKDGQLVPKLKNREGKEVQVATYLDLANPAYRSWAIGVLDTWLRAAPYAGVAFDAAVPLGQGDQENQAEWEGLLGPDRVAAYNDGMRELLAAAKRLVGPQRTVYYNGIAPNFHLKGPDRNTKLLEVADGTFDERFCVTVRASLNYVQEDLSLLSSDSPDRFFMRVNIRDADDPNRLERFCLGAFLMAWRPGFSYYQSGPDYTTRQLEDRHPDVDVNLGNPAGRASTEGSIDHRDFEHGVVYVNLGAEPGSVVVHKAWERVQDGKVVGQVAAGSRVTVPGNDAVFLVDQSLARAGA, from the coding sequence GTGAACCCAGAGCCGCGCCAGGAGCCCGGGCGACCGCCGGGCGCGAAGAGCCGGCGGACGAAGCTCGTCGCCTGGGGTGTCGGAGCGGCCGTGCTCGCCACCATCGTGCTCGCGACCACGCTCTCCCGTGACGAGAAGGACCGATCGGCCACGAGCACGTCGACGACGAGCCGGGTGTCGGAGGCGACGACGATCCCGTCCGGCCCGACGTCCAACGCGCCGGGACAGCCCTCGTCGCCCAGCGCCCGGCCGACCGCCGCAGGACCCTACGCTCCGCAGCCCGGGCGCTCGTTCATCTGGATCGGTGAGACGGAGGAGCCACAGTTCTCCGAGGCGGATTACGCATCGATCGTCAAGGATTACGACGTGGTGGTCATCGCCAAGTTCCATGCTCGGTTCGACATCACCAAGCACCACGAGGCGGCACGGCGCCTCGTCGCTCTCCGCCCGGACATTCGTGTCTTCCCGTACTTCTCCACCAAGTACTGGTTCGACAACAACAAGTGGGGTGTCGAGCCGGATCCTGCCTGGTTCCTGCGGGACAAGGACGGCCAGCTGGTCCCGAAGCTGAAGAACCGTGAGGGAAAGGAGGTGCAGGTCGCCACCTATCTCGACCTGGCCAATCCCGCGTACCGCTCCTGGGCCATCGGTGTCCTGGACACGTGGTTGCGAGCCGCGCCGTACGCGGGCGTCGCATTCGACGCCGCCGTGCCCCTCGGCCAAGGCGACCAGGAGAACCAGGCGGAGTGGGAGGGGCTCCTTGGGCCCGATCGGGTCGCAGCGTACAACGACGGGATGCGCGAGCTCCTCGCCGCGGCCAAGCGCCTGGTCGGACCGCAACGGACCGTCTACTACAACGGCATCGCCCCGAACTTCCATCTCAAGGGCCCGGATCGCAACACCAAGCTGCTGGAGGTGGCGGACGGGACGTTCGACGAGCGCTTCTGCGTGACCGTCCGAGCCAGCCTGAACTACGTCCAGGAGGATCTCTCGCTGTTGAGCAGCGACTCGCCGGACCGGTTCTTCATGCGAGTCAACATCCGGGATGCCGACGACCCGAACCGCCTGGAGCGCTTCTGCCTGGGCGCATTCCTGATGGCATGGCGCCCGGGATTCTCGTACTACCAGAGCGGGCCGGACTACACCACCAGACAGCTGGAGGATCGCCATCCCGACGTCGACGTGAACCTCGGCAACCCCGCCGGCCGAGCCAGCACGGAGGGCAGCATCGACCATCGGGACTTCGAGCACGGCGTCGTGTACGTGAACCTCGGGGCGGAACCCGGCTCGGTCGTCGTCCACAAGGCCTGGGAACGAGTGCAGGACGGCAAGGTCGTCGGGCAGGTGGCGGCGGGGTCGCGCGTGACGGTCCCCGGCAACGACGCGGTCTTCCTCGTCGACCAGTCGCTGGCCCGTGCCGGGGCTTAG
- a CDS encoding alkaline phosphatase family protein, translating into MAVLSAGSTDGIEKIEHVVVVMQENRSFDHYFGTYPGADGIPVDSNGVPTVCVPNPVGSCVRPFHDPDIASLGGPHNDLAHNISVDGGRMDGFLVSQLERYTGDDVCDPHLPACFNSKVDVIGYHDAREIPNYWSYAQNFVLNDRMFSSVASYSLPVHLYLVSEWSAACADPKNADTCQNALGEPEQIKRDRPYYGWTDLTHLLRRHGVSWGYYVFDGSEPDCQDPSEAWCPPITQGNTTTSLWNPLPGFQTVRQSGQLGNIQSAQNFLTSAAGGTLPAVSWVMPNNLNSEHPPGSTPQDGQAWVTSVINSVMQSPEWSSTAIFVAWDDWGGFYDHAVPPKVDANGYGIRVPAMVISPYAKHGYVDHQTLSFDAYTKFIEDRFLGGERLDPATDGRPDPRPTVREAAPQLGDLRQAFDFTQAPRPPMILPERPASTSPTSAWLQPAGMAPTSDAATTQATTTAAASTNGFSGVAPLEVRFDGSASYDPDGSIVAWRLTFGDGSPDALGVGPAPSSTTHTYTTPGAYTASLRVKDDAGATAVKRIPITVSAPSPKAWLAGYPTIGAAPLDVQFDGSASVGVASPVASWTFDPGDGTAPTSGLGPPPATTARHTYPATGRYAATLTVTDASGRSTVSTTRIEAIPLLPPGVDTSRPKLVDTDSAVIRARLSPNGAATTYHFEWGKTTAYGASTPVHDVATTVSDLQVAEPISGLSTGTTYHYRLVATNAGGTTLGKDQHFDTLAATG; encoded by the coding sequence GTGGCCGTTTTGTCGGCCGGTTCGACCGACGGCATCGAGAAGATCGAACACGTCGTGGTGGTCATGCAGGAGAACCGGTCCTTCGACCACTACTTCGGCACCTATCCCGGTGCCGACGGCATACCGGTCGACTCCAACGGCGTTCCCACGGTATGCGTCCCGAACCCCGTCGGGAGCTGCGTCCGCCCGTTCCACGACCCGGACATCGCCAGCCTGGGGGGGCCGCACAACGACCTGGCGCACAACATCAGCGTCGATGGCGGGCGTATGGACGGCTTCCTGGTCTCCCAATTGGAGCGGTACACGGGCGACGACGTCTGCGATCCACACCTCCCGGCTTGCTTCAACAGCAAGGTTGACGTCATCGGTTATCACGATGCGCGAGAGATCCCGAACTACTGGAGCTACGCCCAGAACTTCGTGCTCAATGACCGGATGTTCTCTTCGGTGGCGTCCTACAGCCTCCCCGTTCACCTCTACCTCGTCTCCGAGTGGTCGGCGGCGTGCGCCGATCCCAAGAACGCCGACACCTGCCAGAACGCCCTGGGGGAGCCCGAGCAGATCAAGCGCGACCGGCCGTATTACGGGTGGACCGACCTCACCCATCTCCTGCGGCGCCACGGCGTGAGCTGGGGCTATTACGTCTTCGACGGGAGCGAACCGGACTGCCAGGATCCGTCCGAGGCCTGGTGCCCGCCGATCACGCAGGGCAACACGACCACAAGCCTGTGGAACCCGCTGCCGGGGTTCCAGACCGTTCGCCAGAGCGGGCAGCTCGGCAACATCCAAAGCGCCCAGAACTTCCTCACGTCGGCGGCCGGCGGTACGTTGCCGGCGGTGTCGTGGGTGATGCCGAACAACCTCAACAGCGAGCACCCGCCGGGGTCGACGCCTCAGGACGGCCAGGCGTGGGTGACCAGCGTCATCAACTCCGTCATGCAATCGCCGGAGTGGAGCTCGACGGCCATCTTCGTGGCATGGGACGACTGGGGTGGGTTCTACGACCATGCCGTGCCGCCCAAGGTCGATGCGAACGGCTACGGGATCAGGGTTCCGGCCATGGTGATAAGCCCCTACGCCAAGCACGGCTACGTCGATCACCAGACGTTGAGCTTCGATGCGTATACGAAGTTCATCGAGGACCGCTTCCTGGGCGGAGAGCGCCTCGACCCCGCAACCGACGGTCGCCCGGACCCCCGTCCGACGGTACGTGAGGCTGCCCCGCAGCTGGGCGACCTGCGGCAGGCGTTCGACTTCACCCAGGCGCCCCGCCCGCCGATGATCCTCCCCGAGCGGCCCGCATCCACGTCGCCCACGAGCGCCTGGCTCCAACCGGCGGGCATGGCACCGACGTCCGACGCGGCCACCACCCAGGCCACCACCACGGCCGCCGCATCGACCAACGGCTTCTCCGGGGTCGCTCCGCTCGAGGTTCGCTTCGACGGCTCGGCCAGCTATGACCCCGATGGCAGCATCGTTGCGTGGCGTCTGACCTTCGGGGACGGCTCCCCGGATGCCCTCGGCGTGGGTCCGGCACCGTCGTCGACGACGCACACCTACACGACTCCCGGCGCGTACACGGCGAGCCTCCGCGTCAAGGACGACGCCGGTGCCACGGCCGTGAAGCGGATCCCCATCACCGTCTCCGCCCCTTCGCCCAAGGCGTGGCTGGCCGGGTACCCGACGATCGGCGCGGCGCCGCTCGACGTGCAGTTCGACGGCTCGGCCAGCGTCGGCGTGGCCTCCCCTGTCGCGTCCTGGACATTCGACCCCGGGGACGGGACGGCGCCCACCAGTGGGCTCGGTCCGCCTCCGGCGACCACTGCTCGCCACACGTATCCGGCCACCGGGAGGTATGCGGCGACGCTGACGGTCACGGACGCGTCAGGCCGCAGCACGGTGTCGACCACCCGCATCGAGGCCATCCCGCTCCTGCCTCCGGGGGTCGACACCAGCCGGCCGAAACTGGTCGACACGGATTCGGCCGTGATCCGTGCCCGGCTGTCACCGAACGGCGCGGCGACCACGTATCACTTCGAATGGGGCAAGACCACTGCCTATGGCGCCAGCACGCCGGTGCACGACGTGGCCACCACGGTCAGCGACCTACAGGTGGCCGAGCCGATCAGCGGGCTCAGTACCGGGACGACCTACCACTACCGGCTGGTCGCCACGAACGCCGGCGGCACCACGCTGGGGAAAGACCAGCACTTCGACACCCTGGCGGCAACGGGGTGA
- a CDS encoding glycosyltransferase family 4 protein: MGLEAVRILVHDYSGHPFQMQLSRALAARRHEVLHVHCASYQTGKGAVTRTDDDPDTLRIEAIQLGQTFDRYSIGRRLGQELEYGGRFNRWAGAVRPDVILSSNDPLFAKARAAAWCARSRTPWVFWLQDVYSQAMAKYLGHRFGFAGPALGWFFGGIERSLLRHAAAVVAITDDFRPMLRSWGVPDQRCHVVENWAPLDELRPLPKDNAWARRHGLHDRLVFLYSGTLGLKHDPGLLVALAERFRADDRVRVVVVSEGRGRDWLAAETAARPLANLLLLPYQPYEQVPEMLGTADVLLALLEPDAGIFSVPSKVLTYLCAQRPIVAAMPRSNLATRTVERAGAGVVVDPGNRDRFIAAAEAFVGDADLRRSAGERARQYAERSFDIDAITDRFEDILARAARTNGSDGSRGTRA, encoded by the coding sequence TTGGGCCTAGAGGCCGTGCGGATCCTCGTCCACGACTACTCCGGGCATCCCTTCCAGATGCAGCTCAGCCGCGCCCTGGCCGCTCGCCGCCACGAGGTGCTGCACGTCCACTGCGCGTCGTACCAGACCGGGAAGGGCGCGGTGACGCGCACCGACGACGACCCCGACACGTTGCGGATCGAGGCGATCCAGCTCGGGCAGACCTTCGACCGCTACTCGATCGGCCGCCGCCTCGGCCAGGAGCTCGAGTACGGCGGGCGGTTCAACCGCTGGGCCGGCGCCGTCCGCCCCGACGTGATCCTCTCCAGCAACGATCCGCTCTTCGCCAAGGCCCGGGCGGCCGCCTGGTGTGCCCGCTCGCGCACCCCGTGGGTCTTTTGGCTCCAGGACGTGTACAGCCAGGCCATGGCCAAGTACCTCGGGCACAGGTTCGGTTTCGCCGGCCCGGCCCTTGGGTGGTTCTTCGGCGGCATCGAGCGCAGCCTGCTCCGTCATGCGGCCGCCGTCGTGGCCATCACCGACGACTTCCGTCCCATGCTCCGCTCCTGGGGGGTTCCCGATCAGCGGTGCCACGTGGTCGAGAACTGGGCGCCCCTGGACGAGCTGCGTCCACTTCCCAAGGACAATGCCTGGGCCCGGCGCCACGGGCTCCACGACCGGCTGGTGTTCCTGTATTCGGGGACCCTCGGCCTCAAGCACGATCCCGGTCTCCTGGTCGCCCTGGCCGAGCGGTTCCGGGCGGACGACCGCGTCCGCGTGGTCGTGGTGTCCGAGGGTCGGGGCCGGGACTGGCTGGCCGCCGAGACGGCGGCCCGACCTCTCGCCAACCTGCTGCTCCTGCCGTACCAGCCCTACGAGCAGGTCCCCGAGATGCTGGGAACGGCCGACGTGCTGCTGGCCCTGCTCGAGCCCGACGCCGGGATCTTCTCCGTGCCGTCCAAGGTCTTGACGTACCTCTGCGCGCAGCGGCCGATCGTGGCCGCCATGCCAAGATCGAACCTGGCGACGCGAACCGTCGAACGGGCCGGAGCGGGCGTCGTCGTCGACCCGGGCAATCGCGACCGCTTCATCGCCGCTGCCGAGGCGTTCGTGGGGGATGCCGATCTCCGCCGCAGCGCCGGCGAGCGGGCCCGCCAGTACGCCGAGCGGTCGTTCGACATCGACGCCATCACTGACCGGTTCGAGGACATCCTGGCGCGGGCGGCCCGCACCAACGGCTCTGACGGCAGCCGCGGGACCCGCGCCTGA
- a CDS encoding sulfotransferase domain-containing protein produces the protein MVSYPKSGSTWLRFLLAHVLTDHHADFDSIRDTVPPVGRHRGAPALLPSGGRVIRSHEPLSPTLGRCGRPVVYLVRDGRDVALSYLDHQRRYLQFDGELDAFLDLFLSGQLDGYGTWDDHVAAALEFGRSTPGPFLMVKYEDLRTDPVGQLARVVAFLGVTVEPARLAEAVEANTKDRMRAKEASSAFLASKATDGTPFVRSDRRKVWDELVPAPVRETFESRCATALAGAGYAVAAPPAGSLERR, from the coding sequence TTGGTCTCGTACCCCAAGTCGGGCAGCACCTGGCTCCGGTTCCTCCTGGCCCATGTCCTGACGGACCACCACGCCGACTTCGACTCCATCCGCGACACGGTGCCTCCCGTGGGTCGCCACAGAGGGGCACCCGCCCTCCTTCCCTCGGGCGGCCGCGTCATCCGGTCACACGAGCCCCTCAGCCCCACCCTGGGCCGCTGCGGTCGCCCGGTCGTCTACCTCGTGCGCGACGGTCGCGACGTGGCCCTGTCCTACCTCGATCACCAGCGCCGGTATCTCCAGTTCGACGGCGAGCTCGACGCGTTCTTGGACCTGTTCCTGTCCGGCCAGCTCGATGGGTACGGCACCTGGGACGACCATGTCGCCGCTGCGCTCGAGTTCGGCCGGTCGACCCCGGGACCGTTCCTGATGGTGAAGTACGAGGACCTCCGGACCGATCCGGTGGGCCAGCTCGCTCGGGTCGTGGCCTTCCTCGGCGTCACCGTGGAGCCGGCCCGGCTCGCCGAGGCGGTCGAGGCCAACACCAAGGATCGCATGCGGGCCAAGGAGGCCTCCAGCGCCTTCCTGGCGTCGAAGGCGACAGACGGAACGCCATTCGTGCGGTCGGACCGGCGCAAGGTCTGGGACGAGCTGGTGCCCGCTCCGGTCCGCGAGACGTTCGAGAGCCGCTGTGCCACCGCCCTCGCCGGCGCCGGGTACGCGGTGGCGGCACCTCCTGCCGGCTCGCTGGAGCGGCGGTGA